From the genome of Ignavibacteriales bacterium, one region includes:
- a CDS encoding DEAD/DEAH box helicase, with the protein MSFEKINLIKPIQKALAEEGYTIPTPIQKQAIPVILERKDLLGCAQTGTGKTAAFAVPILQILYNEKIEGEKKRTIHSLIVTPTRELAIQIGDSFSAYGKHTGLKNVVVFGGVPQKAQTDKLKAGVDILIATPGRLLDLMNQNYISLQHIKLFVLDEADRMLDMGFINDVKKIISKLPSKRQSLFFSATMPPEIVKLANTILHNPVKIVVTPESPTVEAIQQGIYYVAKANKKALLIHLLKDPSIASALVFTRTKHGADNVAKVLNNAKIQAEAIHGDKAQNARQRALNNFKTKQTRVLVATDIAARGIDIDELSHVINFEIPNIPETYIHRIGRTGRAGLGGVALSLCDSEERAYLREINKLISKPIPVIENHPYVLTEWVWENPKQLVDKTDHARSKTKKIFGASASKPKRTRRKESKVWNNRGRG; encoded by the coding sequence ATGTCATTCGAAAAAATCAATCTTATTAAACCAATTCAAAAAGCTTTAGCAGAAGAAGGCTATACAATTCCCACGCCTATTCAGAAACAGGCAATCCCGGTTATACTTGAAAGGAAAGATCTGCTTGGTTGTGCTCAAACAGGAACTGGCAAGACAGCCGCATTTGCTGTTCCAATTCTACAAATTCTTTATAATGAAAAAATTGAGGGCGAAAAGAAAAGAACTATCCATTCTTTAATTGTAACTCCAACAAGAGAACTTGCAATTCAAATTGGAGACAGTTTTTCCGCATACGGTAAACATACCGGACTAAAAAATGTAGTTGTCTTTGGCGGTGTTCCGCAAAAAGCACAAACGGATAAATTGAAAGCTGGAGTTGATATTTTGATCGCTACTCCGGGAAGACTTCTTGATCTGATGAACCAAAATTATATTAGTCTTCAACACATTAAATTATTTGTTCTTGATGAAGCCGACCGCATGCTTGATATGGGGTTTATAAATGATGTAAAAAAAATAATTTCGAAGTTGCCGTCTAAAAGACAATCATTGTTTTTCTCTGCGACAATGCCACCGGAAATTGTAAAACTTGCAAATACAATCTTGCACAATCCTGTTAAAATAGTAGTAACCCCGGAATCACCAACAGTGGAAGCAATTCAGCAAGGAATCTACTATGTAGCAAAGGCCAATAAGAAAGCTCTGCTTATTCATCTGTTGAAAGATCCGTCCATTGCATCGGCTCTTGTATTCACCCGAACTAAACATGGGGCTGATAACGTGGCCAAAGTTTTGAATAATGCGAAGATACAAGCGGAGGCTATTCATGGTGATAAAGCACAAAACGCACGTCAGCGAGCGTTGAACAATTTTAAGACTAAGCAGACAAGAGTTTTGGTAGCAACAGATATTGCAGCGCGAGGAATTGATATAGACGAACTTTCGCATGTAATAAATTTTGAAATTCCAAATATTCCGGAAACTTATATCCATCGAATTGGACGAACCGGGAGAGCGGGATTAGGCGGAGTAGCCCTTTCACTTTGCGATTCGGAAGAAAGAGCATACCTTAGAGAAATAAACAAACTTATTTCAAAACCAATACCGGTTATTGAAAATCATCCATACGTTCTTACGGAGTGGGTTTGGGAAAATCCAAAACAGTTAGTTGATAAAACTGATCACGCAAGATCAAAAACAAAAAAGATTTTCGGCGCTTCGGCTTCAAAACCAAAACGAACCAGAAGAAAAGAAAGCAAAGTTTGGAATAATAGAGGAAGAGGTTGA
- a CDS encoding YwbE family protein: MESRSRQNIKKGLHVAIVLKSDQRSQKLTEGFVKDILTNSSNHPHGIKVRLETGEVGRVQKIIE; this comes from the coding sequence TTGGAATCAAGAAGCCGTCAGAATATTAAGAAAGGTTTGCATGTAGCCATCGTACTTAAATCAGATCAGCGGAGTCAAAAACTAACGGAAGGCTTTGTGAAAGATATTCTTACAAATTCTTCCAACCATCCTCATGGAATTAAAGTGCGCCTTGAAACCGGTGAAGTCGGACGCGTACAAAAAATAATTGAGTAG
- a CDS encoding ATP-binding cassette domain-containing protein, with amino-acid sequence MISTNNLSLRFGKRTLFEEVNLKFTPGNCYGIIGANGSGKSTFIKILSGEIEQSSGDVIVTPGERLTTLKQNQFEYDEYQVLKTVMMGHQKLFSVMEERDTLYAKAEFSEKDGIRASELEGEFAEMYGWEAESEAAELLSGLGISDEQHTKLMKELTGNEKVKVLLAQALFGNPDILLLDEPTNHLDIISIGWLEDFLEKFKNTVIVISHDRHFLNQVCTHIADIDFGKIQMYTGNYDFWLESSQLAAKQAKDSNKKIEAKRAELQEFIFRFSANASKSKQATSRKKQLENLTLEDIKPSSRKMPYIAFKPEREAGNNLLEINNLTKNYGEEILLNNLTFKVDTGDKIAFVGPNDLLKTTLFNIITSKEKADKGNFIWGATTRFAYFPKDNAEFFDVDLNLIDWLRQYSKEKDETYIRGFLGRMLFSGEETLKKASVLSGGERVRCLFAKMMLTGANVLILDGPTNHLDLEAISALNNSLIDFTGTVLFSSHDHQFVHTIATRIIEIIPSGIIDKRMTFDEYLNDAGIKKLHLELYHASAIDL; translated from the coding sequence ATGATAAGCACAAACAATCTGTCTCTTAGATTCGGTAAACGGACGTTATTCGAAGAAGTAAATTTGAAATTTACACCGGGAAACTGTTACGGTATTATCGGCGCTAACGGCTCGGGCAAATCTACTTTTATAAAAATTCTTTCGGGTGAAATTGAGCAAAGCTCCGGAGACGTAATTGTAACACCCGGTGAAAGACTTACGACCTTGAAACAAAATCAATTTGAATATGATGAATACCAGGTTTTAAAAACTGTGATGATGGGGCATCAGAAACTTTTTTCTGTTATGGAGGAACGTGATACATTATACGCCAAAGCTGAATTCAGCGAGAAGGATGGAATCAGAGCTTCTGAACTTGAGGGAGAATTTGCAGAGATGTACGGCTGGGAAGCAGAATCAGAAGCTGCCGAATTACTGAGCGGTCTTGGAATCAGCGACGAACAGCATACAAAATTGATGAAAGAATTAACCGGTAATGAAAAGGTGAAAGTCCTTCTGGCACAGGCTTTATTCGGAAATCCGGATATCTTATTGCTGGATGAGCCAACAAACCATCTTGATATTATTTCAATCGGTTGGCTCGAAGATTTTCTTGAAAAATTTAAAAATACTGTAATTGTAATATCTCACGATAGACATTTCCTTAATCAAGTCTGTACGCACATAGCAGATATTGATTTCGGGAAGATTCAAATGTACACAGGCAATTACGATTTCTGGCTGGAAAGCAGTCAGCTAGCTGCAAAGCAGGCAAAGGATTCAAATAAAAAGATAGAAGCAAAGAGAGCTGAACTGCAAGAATTTATTTTTCGTTTCAGCGCCAATGCATCTAAATCTAAGCAAGCAACATCAAGAAAAAAGCAGCTTGAAAATCTTACACTCGAAGACATCAAACCTTCTTCGCGTAAAATGCCTTACATTGCTTTTAAGCCGGAGCGTGAAGCAGGCAATAATTTACTTGAGATCAATAACCTCACAAAGAATTACGGTGAAGAAATTCTCTTGAACAATCTTACATTCAAAGTTGATACAGGTGATAAGATTGCGTTTGTCGGTCCCAATGATTTACTAAAAACGACCTTATTTAATATTATTACAAGCAAAGAGAAGGCAGATAAGGGAAACTTTATTTGGGGAGCTACGACTAGATTCGCATATTTTCCAAAAGACAATGCTGAATTTTTCGACGTCGATTTGAATCTTATTGACTGGCTGCGTCAGTATTCAAAAGAAAAAGATGAAACATATATAAGGGGTTTTCTTGGAAGAATGCTCTTTAGCGGAGAAGAAACTTTGAAGAAAGCTAGTGTACTTTCCGGCGGAGAACGAGTGCGTTGTTTGTTTGCAAAGATGATGTTAACCGGTGCGAACGTTCTGATCCTTGACGGACCGACGAATCACCTTGATTTGGAAGCAATCTCAGCGCTTAATAACAGTCTAATCGATTTTACCGGAACCGTACTTTTTAGTTCTCACGATCATCAGTTCGTTCATACAATTGCAACAAGAATAATAGAAATTATACCTTCGGGAATTATTGATAAACGAATGACATTTGACGAATACTTAAATGATGCCGGAATAAAGAAGCTGCATCTTGAACTGTACCATGCCTCAGCGATAGATTTATAA
- a CDS encoding sugar MFS transporter, with protein sequence MASIAPASTKSRTTNREQNYNFALTVLTTLFFMWGFITCLNDILIPHLKAIFTLNYTQVMLIQFSFFTAYAIISIPAGMMVEKIGYKNGIIIGLITAGIGCLLFYPAAAYQSYIMFLGALFVLATGITLLQVAANPYVAILGKPETASSRLNLSQAINSLGHTIAPYFGSLIILAIAVKTAEELKSMNTTELNAYRLAEASAVQVPYLGLAAVLFVIAAIFAIIKLPKIEASEISASGDDGKNYHDLHDSAWGYKHLVYGAVAIFLYVGAEVSIGSFLVNYFGQPFIAGLKDSDAGKYVSFYWGGAMVGRFIGSVVQRKINPAKVLVFNSFFASALVIISMLTFGHVAMWAILAVGFFNSIMFPTIFTLAIDGLGKHTGQASGILCTAIVGGAILPVVQGFFADNIGIHHAFFVPVLCYIFVAYYGLKGHKPSYITAKA encoded by the coding sequence ATGGCTTCTATTGCGCCGGCGTCAACCAAAAGTAGAACAACAAACCGCGAACAAAATTATAATTTCGCTCTTACGGTTCTTACCACGCTCTTTTTTATGTGGGGATTTATTACCTGCTTGAATGATATTCTCATTCCTCATTTAAAAGCAATTTTCACTTTGAATTACACACAGGTTATGCTTATCCAGTTCAGTTTTTTTACTGCTTACGCGATAATATCGATACCCGCTGGAATGATGGTTGAAAAGATCGGTTATAAAAATGGAATTATAATCGGATTAATTACGGCAGGTATCGGCTGTTTGCTTTTTTATCCCGCCGCTGCATATCAATCTTATATAATGTTTCTCGGTGCATTATTTGTACTTGCAACAGGAATAACACTTCTTCAAGTTGCCGCAAATCCATATGTAGCCATACTTGGTAAACCGGAAACAGCATCGAGCCGGTTAAATTTATCTCAAGCAATTAATTCCTTGGGCCATACAATAGCACCTTATTTTGGGTCTCTTATTATTCTGGCAATTGCAGTAAAAACTGCGGAAGAACTGAAGTCGATGAATACAACTGAATTGAATGCATATCGGTTAGCGGAAGCCAGTGCGGTTCAGGTTCCGTACCTTGGATTAGCGGCAGTACTATTTGTAATTGCTGCGATTTTTGCAATTATAAAATTGCCAAAGATTGAAGCGTCCGAAATATCGGCAAGCGGTGATGACGGGAAAAATTATCATGATTTGCATGACAGTGCATGGGGTTATAAACATCTTGTTTATGGTGCGGTTGCAATTTTTCTTTATGTCGGTGCCGAAGTTTCTATCGGTAGTTTTTTAGTCAATTATTTCGGTCAGCCGTTTATTGCCGGCTTAAAAGATTCAGACGCCGGTAAATATGTCTCTTTTTATTGGGGCGGAGCGATGGTAGGAAGATTTATCGGCTCGGTTGTCCAAAGAAAAATTAATCCGGCAAAGGTTTTGGTTTTTAATTCTTTCTTTGCTTCGGCACTCGTAATAATTTCAATGCTCACATTTGGTCATGTTGCAATGTGGGCAATTCTTGCAGTCGGATTTTTCAATTCAATAATGTTTCCAACAATTTTTACACTTGCGATTGATGGTCTTGGAAAACATACCGGTCAAGCATCCGGAATTTTGTGTACGGCAATAGTTGGCGGCGCAATTCTTCCGGTAGTACAAGGATTCTTTGCAGATAATATCGGAATCCACCACGCATTCTTTGTACCGGTTCTTTGCTATATATTTGTTGCTTATTACGGGTTAAAAGGACATAAACCATCATACATTACTGCTAAGGCATAA
- a CDS encoding ROK family protein — MNTRIAIGIDVGGTNTVFGFVDQEGNCIYESSIPTHSEQNANQLFERLFLNINNDFKKFSAEYKLVGIGIGAPNANYYNGTVELPPNLNWGKVNVIELVKKYSSLPAAITNDANAAAIGEMLFGAAKGMKDFIVITLGTGLGSGIVVNGKLVYGADGFAGEIGHTIVDMNGRECGCGRKGCLETYASATGIRRTVFELMGTTNIPSGLRGISFNQLSAKDIADAATRGDKLALKAFDYTAKVLGLKLADAVAHLSPEGIILFGGLALSGDLIFLPTKHYMEEFMLNIFKDKVKLLPSALPGAHAAVLGASALIWNELNKT; from the coding sequence ATGAATACAAGAATTGCAATCGGAATTGATGTTGGCGGAACGAACACAGTTTTCGGTTTTGTAGATCAAGAAGGCAACTGCATCTATGAGTCATCAATACCCACTCATTCGGAACAAAATGCAAATCAATTATTCGAAAGATTGTTTTTGAATATCAATAACGATTTCAAAAAATTTTCCGCTGAGTATAAATTAGTCGGTATCGGTATAGGGGCGCCAAATGCTAATTATTATAATGGCACGGTGGAACTTCCTCCGAATTTAAATTGGGGAAAGGTGAATGTTATTGAATTGGTAAAGAAATATTCTTCTCTTCCAGCCGCAATTACAAATGATGCAAACGCTGCTGCGATAGGAGAAATGCTTTTTGGTGCGGCAAAAGGAATGAAAGATTTCATTGTGATAACACTCGGTACAGGTCTTGGAAGCGGAATTGTTGTTAACGGAAAACTTGTTTACGGCGCAGACGGATTTGCCGGAGAGATCGGTCATACAATTGTGGATATGAACGGCCGGGAATGCGGCTGCGGAAGAAAAGGTTGTCTTGAAACTTATGCCTCCGCTACCGGAATACGCCGGACTGTTTTTGAATTAATGGGCACAACAAATATTCCGAGCGGACTTAGGGGAATCAGTTTCAACCAACTGAGCGCAAAAGATATTGCCGATGCGGCAACTCGGGGAGACAAACTGGCATTAAAAGCATTCGATTACACAGCAAAAGTGCTGGGATTAAAACTTGCCGATGCTGTTGCACATCTTAGTCCGGAAGGAATAATTCTATTCGGAGGACTCGCACTTTCCGGAGACTTGATATTTCTTCCAACAAAACATTACATGGAAGAATTCATGCTGAACATATTCAAGGACAAGGTGAAACTTCTGCCATCGGCATTGCCTGGTGCACACGCCGCAGTCTTAGGTGCCAGTGCATTGATATGGAATGAATTGAACAAAACTTAA
- a CDS encoding glycosyltransferase family 4 protein, with translation MGEDDLLIGMNARLSPGKGHEEFLKAAHELIQLFKNIKFLVVGGPSKGEDQYAEEIKNMASDLGLDEKVIFTDFRNDIPEVLASLDIFVFPSHAEAFGLALVEAMSMKLPSVCSNSDGVLDIAVDKETSFLFQNENYHDLTEKLSELITHPEKRFSFGNAARKRAVKYFSNDFITSQLIDIYNNQIIRKAS, from the coding sequence ATTGGCGAAGATGATCTTTTAATCGGTATGAACGCTCGACTAAGTCCGGGCAAAGGGCATGAAGAATTCTTAAAGGCAGCTCACGAGTTAATCCAACTTTTTAAGAATATTAAATTTCTTGTAGTGGGAGGACCCAGTAAAGGTGAAGATCAATATGCAGAAGAAATAAAAAATATGGCTTCGGATTTGGGATTAGACGAAAAAGTAATTTTCACAGATTTCAGGAATGATATACCGGAAGTATTAGCATCACTCGATATTTTTGTTTTCCCCTCTCATGCGGAAGCATTTGGTTTGGCATTAGTCGAAGCAATGAGTATGAAATTACCATCTGTATGTTCAAATTCCGATGGCGTACTTGATATTGCTGTTGATAAAGAGACTTCATTTTTATTCCAGAATGAAAACTACCACGACCTTACAGAGAAACTTTCAGAACTAATTACTCATCCGGAAAAAAGATTTAGTTTTGGGAATGCCGCTCGAAAGAGAGCAGTGAAATACTTTAGTAACGATTTTATTACATCTCAGTTAATTGATATCTACAATAATCAGATTATTCGAAAAGCATCTTAA
- a CDS encoding glycosyltransferase, with protein MKILITCLSQSWGGLEMYSLQTVEILIESGFEVDILCFPNSPLHLEAEKRNVPTCRLEFSNYFSPVQIVKLNKILKTRKYDLIHVEASRDLWLIVPALKISSLKPPLILTKHVGSYIVKKDFMHRWLYKRVNLALAISEVIKKNLIDTTPLLDRKIILLHNGIDVEKFNPEGIDKCSI; from the coding sequence TTGAAAATTTTAATAACATGTCTTTCTCAAAGTTGGGGCGGATTAGAAATGTATTCGCTCCAGACAGTGGAGATACTAATAGAATCCGGATTTGAAGTTGATATCTTATGTTTTCCGAATTCTCCACTTCATCTTGAAGCCGAAAAACGGAATGTTCCAACTTGCCGGCTTGAATTCTCAAATTATTTTAGTCCCGTTCAAATTGTAAAACTCAACAAAATCTTAAAAACTAGGAAATATGATCTAATCCATGTTGAAGCTTCGCGAGATTTATGGCTGATCGTTCCAGCGCTAAAAATTTCATCACTTAAACCCCCTTTGATTTTAACAAAGCATGTTGGATCGTACATTGTTAAAAAAGATTTCATGCACAGATGGCTTTATAAACGCGTGAATCTTGCCCTTGCAATTAGTGAAGTGATTAAGAAAAACCTTATTGACACTACTCCACTTTTGGATAGAAAAATTATACTGCTCCACAATGGAATTGATGTGGAAAAATTTAATCCGGAAGGAATAGATAAATGCAGTATCTGA
- a CDS encoding DUF1847 domain-containing protein, whose translation MDCVQCFPKYCRTTDSCGTEKFETDNLLSDYKESENQQIVRSSAALVDNGKAGLLSRLQEIIEFIKSMNYAKIGLAYCYGMEQDAKVLKDIFWKEGLKLITVSCTVGGLSQNEINTSSSNHNVSCNPIGQAQQLEAEEVEFVLLMGICLGHDILLHRNLKVDFTTFVVKDRVYNHQPHLALR comes from the coding sequence ATGGATTGTGTTCAATGTTTTCCAAAATATTGCCGGACTACAGATTCTTGCGGAACCGAGAAATTTGAGACTGACAATTTACTTTCCGATTACAAAGAATCCGAAAATCAACAGATTGTTAGATCTTCTGCTGCCTTGGTAGATAATGGGAAAGCCGGTTTATTATCCAGATTGCAGGAGATAATCGAATTCATCAAATCAATGAACTATGCAAAAATTGGTCTGGCATACTGTTACGGAATGGAACAAGACGCTAAGGTTCTTAAGGATATTTTTTGGAAAGAAGGATTAAAGCTTATAACCGTTTCCTGTACTGTAGGCGGATTATCTCAAAACGAAATCAATACATCAAGTTCCAACCATAATGTTTCTTGTAATCCGATAGGGCAAGCACAGCAGCTTGAAGCCGAAGAAGTAGAGTTTGTTTTGTTGATGGGAATTTGCCTCGGTCATGATATTCTCCTGCATAGAAATCTAAAAGTCGATTTCACAACATTCGTGGTTAAAGACAGAGTCTATAATCACCAGCCGCATCTGGCACTTCGTTAA
- the trxA gene encoding thioredoxin has translation MHPIIEDYKKHYDPGTENKINNNIRQRENVMVEDLTKQTFLEKIFDFEKNQEWKFEGTLPAVIDFWAPWCGPCRMVGPVMDELSNDYEGKVNFYKVNTDEEQELSAAFGIRSIPSLLFIPVKGDPKMAMGALPKKEIEKIIEQELAVTITAVS, from the coding sequence ATGCATCCAATTATTGAAGATTATAAAAAACATTATGATCCTGGGACAGAAAACAAAATCAACAATAATATTAGACAAAGGGAAAATGTGATGGTGGAAGATTTAACAAAACAAACATTCTTAGAAAAAATATTCGATTTCGAAAAGAATCAAGAATGGAAATTTGAAGGCACTCTACCTGCTGTAATCGATTTTTGGGCTCCTTGGTGCGGACCTTGCCGCATGGTAGGCCCGGTCATGGATGAACTATCTAATGATTATGAAGGAAAAGTGAACTTCTACAAAGTGAATACCGATGAAGAACAAGAGTTATCAGCTGCATTTGGTATTCGCAGTATTCCGTCATTACTCTTCATTCCGGTTAAAGGAGATCCAAAAATGGCGATGGGTGCATTACCCAAAAAAGAGATAGAAAAAATTATTGAGCAGGAATTAGCTGTTACCATTACTGCTGTAAGCTAA
- a CDS encoding TolC family protein has product MNKYLLLIFAFLFAVNLSQAQTDTLTVEKCIEISLKNNPQIKIAESNYEASSANLTSTRSVLFPQVTFNSGWNRNGGNFFVGPTAREATYENYSYGFQLQQLIFDFGKSYTRLSGTSDLKSASEQDLTLSKQNLILNTYVTYFNYLLAVRIKNASQESLNQADEHLKQAQSFFDVGKKPQFDVLKAKTDEANARLNLINADNNILVSKLQLENVLNMKLPVDFKLKDNLEITKESIGLENALSNARENRPEFIGAKFRMEASNSFLNSAWTANLPSINLSGGYNWRTFSLSENFLNSWNLGISISLPIFQGFSLDAGIDLARANYKNAEAQLDYVTQAIDLDVQQQYANLKLAIAKIDATKSLLEQAEETLRLAEARYKQEVGSPIEITDGRVTMLNSQILYVQALYDYQVAYVRLQKATGELK; this is encoded by the coding sequence ATGAATAAATACCTTCTATTAATTTTTGCTTTTTTATTCGCAGTTAATTTATCCCAGGCGCAAACCGATACACTCACAGTTGAGAAATGTATTGAGATCTCTTTAAAAAATAATCCGCAAATAAAAATTGCAGAAAGTAATTATGAAGCTTCATCTGCTAACTTAACGAGCACACGATCAGTTCTTTTTCCCCAGGTTACATTTAATTCAGGCTGGAATAGAAACGGAGGAAATTTTTTCGTAGGTCCGACGGCTCGGGAAGCCACTTATGAAAACTATTCATATGGTTTTCAGCTTCAGCAGCTAATTTTCGATTTTGGAAAATCTTACACACGGTTATCCGGTACTTCCGATTTGAAAAGCGCATCAGAACAAGATCTAACTTTATCAAAACAAAATTTAATTCTTAATACATATGTAACATATTTTAATTATTTATTGGCAGTACGTATAAAGAATGCAAGCCAGGAATCCTTGAATCAAGCCGATGAACATTTAAAACAAGCACAGAGTTTTTTTGATGTTGGAAAGAAACCGCAATTCGATGTACTCAAAGCCAAAACCGATGAGGCAAATGCGCGCTTAAATTTAATTAACGCGGACAATAATATTTTAGTGAGCAAACTGCAGTTAGAGAATGTATTGAACATGAAATTACCGGTGGATTTCAAGTTAAAAGACAATCTGGAAATCACTAAAGAAAGTATCGGTTTGGAAAACGCGCTTAGCAACGCAAGAGAAAATCGCCCGGAATTCATTGGTGCTAAGTTCAGGATGGAGGCAAGCAACTCATTCCTTAATTCTGCATGGACAGCCAATCTTCCTTCAATAAATCTTTCCGGCGGATATAACTGGAGAACATTTTCATTGAGTGAAAACTTTTTGAATTCATGGAATCTTGGTATTTCAATTTCTCTTCCAATATTCCAGGGCTTCTCTTTAGATGCCGGAATCGATTTGGCGCGAGCAAATTATAAAAATGCGGAAGCTCAATTGGATTATGTTACACAAGCGATCGATCTTGATGTTCAGCAGCAATATGCAAATTTAAAATTAGCCATTGCTAAAATTGATGCGACAAAATCGTTATTGGAACAGGCTGAAGAAACTTTACGACTTGCGGAAGCAAGGTACAAACAGGAAGTTGGCAGTCCAATCGAAATTACAGACGGAAGAGTAACAATGCTGAATTCTCAAATATTGTATGTGCAGGCATTGTATGATTATCAGGTAGCATACGTACGTTTGCAAAAAGCAACCGGCGAATTAAAATAA